In Lolium rigidum isolate FL_2022 chromosome 3, APGP_CSIRO_Lrig_0.1, whole genome shotgun sequence, the genomic window GACGCAGACGCTCACACATACGTAGATACATTCACCCCAATGAatacacgcacgcacaccctacccctatgagcaccttcgagggACTAAGTTCAAgaaactgatccggcgggtcttgaaatTAATGAAGTCACCACGggtgcctcgctgttgacgggaacgtcacctcccactgaaaaatattcACCTATTAATGAGACATCAAACTTTGATAGACTTGGGATGCCACTATCCtcttaaccatccaaccacaggttgcttCTCTTTCTGCATTTACCTTTGAAGACTAGACGAAGTGCTAGATCTGAATATTGCACTCTTTTGTTTGCTGAGTATGTACGCATGCATATTAACTGTCCATCCTTATCCACTTAATCTTGCGCCACATGATTTACTCCTACATGGTCAGCTTCTTTGTTTCTCTTAAAAAAAAACACAGGTTCTTTGGTCTTATTTGGTCCGGTCAATGATCGATCCCTTTGAATGCTTAGACGCATCTCGAAATGCTTTCTTTAATTTGGATTCTATTGAAATGGTATCGTGTATTTGAGGGGAGTATTAGATGTACGGTGCCATGATATTATGTTGTATGGACTTATGCATGGACGTGATGCTACTTCTCAACTTTATATTTTCCATGAGAATCAACCTGTGgttttggatggttaggagggcagtggtatccccagtccaccagagttcaaatcctagatttgacactttggtgtttcataaaggcggaatatttttcagtgggaggcgacgtttccgtcgacagcgaggcgcctgtggtgacttcgtcaatctcaagacccgccggatcagttcttcgacGCAGTAtcttgaaggtgctcataggggtaaggtatacgtgcgttcataggggtgagtgtgtgctcgtatgtatgagcgcctttgattgtactgtgtttcacaaaaaaaaatttatattTTCCATTGATTTGAGAGAAAGTGTTGACTTAAATATTTTCACAAAAGTGCAACTATGTAATACAATCCCACATGCCTCCAGCCTTCACAAGGTTTCCCAGAGAAAACACACGCAAAAACTTATGGGCGACCTTAGCTTCTAGGGCTTCCTAGAAAACCCCAAGTATAACAAGCAATGAAATAAACTCAAGGTGACTAAAATTATGGCCTGGTGAAAATTATAGACCTAGCTCCACCGGacaggatttttttggcacctgggTGCAAAAGCATCCCATAAACCCAAATTTTGTAGTAATTTTAAATATTGAAAAAAATGATTCCTCATGGAAACCAAACATGATCAAGTATTATACTTGTATAAAAATGTTTGGGCAAGAAACGATTCCCATGGACTTCAAATTTCTTTTTATGAGAAATATAACGTGAATAGTAAATGGACATGAGGTGTTtcgattttgttatttttacccAGGATACAGTGATAGTAATTCCCTCGCTACATATTTTACACAAgttgatcatctttgatttcaaAATGCATTTGAATATTTTTACCCTTTTTTGAATTACTCTTTGTTTTTCTTGCATGGGGTGCTTTGGCACCCATTTGCATCAATGTGTTTTCCTAGCTCTACCTTTCTTTTCAGTTTTCACTCAAAGATTAGCACGATAGTTTGCGAGAGCATGGAAAATTTTGAGCTTGTGAATGCTAACAATCGTGTAGGTGAAAGTTTGGCAAAGCCTTAAGATGTTGAGGTGAAGAAATTATTTTTATGGAGGATACCACAAATATATTTGTTATGTTCACGCGATCAGTTTGTACAATCCTATGTGCTGCCTGGATGTCAAGCTTCCTCGGTCGGAGTCGGGTTATAGTTGCTTATGTATTTTTTTCTAAAAGATCATGTAGAATTTCCTTTCAAAAATAATATTTGAAAATTATGATATAACCTACAACAAATATCACATATTATATTGGTATTTTTTTATCAAAGGTTTGTTAGCCTTTTTAAAATCAAACTTAGCAAAAGAAAGCCATAAGCAAACATCGGTCAAATCACATAGTTGGAGATCTAGGGTTTTAGCCCAACAGGCCCACTAATATAAACCTCCCAGCTCGATCCCTCTCCATCCCTTATCGCGCCGCCAGCCACTCTTGCGCTCGCGCCCTCGCCCTCAACCGCAACTCGACGTCCTCTACTCGGCGGCGACTGCGAGGATGGCGGCAGCCGCAGGCGGCGCCCCGCGGGCGCTCTCCCAGCGGGAGCAGGACATCCAGATGATGCTGGCGGCCGACGTGCACCTCGGCACCAAGAACTGCGACTTCCAGATGGAGCGCTACGTCTACAAGCGCCGAACCGACGGTACCTCGACTCTCTCATCCCGAAAACTACGCGATCGCCACCATAGCAGACATAGATCCTCCTGTTTAGATAGATCTAATTATGTTTGTACTAATGATTAGGTTGCTTCCCTATATTTAGATTTTCGAAGATGTATGAGTACTGTTTCCCTTGCTGCACCTTGATTCATGTACGTGGATGTCATCGGCTACTTGTGGGTGCAAGATGATTACTTTGCCTCGTTTAGTGGATGCTCCTTCGTAGAGTGGATTAACTGTTTGACCATATGAAGTCATGCATTCTGGTTTCTACATTTGGTTCGTAGAGTTTAGCTGCTAGTGAGCCTCAAGAGTCGACATGAATGCAATGTTTTTATGTTTAGCTGCTTTTTATGTATGTACACGAGAACTGGTTGGGTATATCTATGCTATTGTGGTGTTCTAGATTTCTTATTGGCTTGTTCTGTTGCCACGAATATGCTGAAAGCTTCCAACAGCGGTTCTGTTTAGAACTCTGTTGTTTCACTCGAATGCAGGGAATGCTGTTTGTGTTTCTTGTAATGATTTTTATTCTAGCAAGAAGTAATTAATGTGCCGGGGAGTTCTCCTTATGCTACTTTGTATATTTTCTTGTAGGTATCTACATTATCAACCTTGGCAAAACCTGGGAGAAGCTTCAGCTGGCTGCCAGAGTGATTGTTGCCATTGAGAACCCACAGGACATTATTGTGCAGTCTGCTAGGCCTTATGGTCAGAGGGCCGTCCTCAAGTTTGCACAGCACACTGGTGCCAATGCCATTGCTGGTAGGCACACCCCTGGTACCTTCACTAACCAGATGCAAACCACATTCAGTGAGCCACGTCTTCTCATCCTGACTGACCCCAGAACTGATCATCAGGTATGGCTCTTTTGATATTGTGAGCTTTTCTGCAATGAAATTCAGCAAATCGGTCATCTTGTAAATGTGTTCGTTTAATTGCGTGCAGCCCATCAAGGAGTCTGCTCTTGGCAACATACCAACTATAGCCTTCTGTGACACTGATTCCCCTATGCGCTATGTTGATATTGGCATTCCTGCCAACAACAAGGGAAAGCAGAGCATTGGTTGCCTATATTGGCTACTTGCTAGGATGGTTATGCAGATGCGTGGCACGATTCTCCCAGGACATAAGTGGGATGTCATGGTAAACTTGGATGATCAGAAGTCTCACCTGAATTGTTTATGTTTATGTTCTTGATTGGCCTTTGGAAGCAACATATGACTAGCTCCTTCCATCTTCTGATTGCTAATAGATCTTGTTTGTCTTTTGTAGGTTGATCTTTTCTTCTACAGAGATCCAGAGGAAGCTAAGGAGGTGGATGAAGAGGAGGCTCTAGTAGCTCCCGAATACGGTGCCCCGGTAGTGGACAATTGGGGTGATCTTCCTGCCCTCTCCGCAGGGCCAGCTGGTGCTGAGTGGGGTGCTGCTGCTCCaggtttgtctttttttttcttagtACCTAATCCAGTTATTACTGAACATCCAGCCTTCAGCTTGAACATCTCCCCACTTTCCTTCATAATTTGACTGGCCATCTTATTTTAGTCTGTTCATATTGTCTAATGTTGGTTCTTTAACTTAAGAACCAGAATACAGAACAACTTGATTGGGGTGTCATGATGCTTTCTTTTTGAAATAACGTATCATGGAACTGAAGCACTCATGTTTATCTGGGTGCAGCTCCTGTAGCTGGAGAAGGTTGGGATGCACCTGCCGTCCCTCTTCCTGCTGATGCGGCTGTTGCTGCTGTCCCTGCTCCTGCCACTGGTTGGGAAGAAGGCAGTGCTCCGGCCCCCACTGGCTGGTAACAGGATGTTCAGTGGGTGACACTCAAGGAGAGAAGAGTTACTTAACGTGTTGTTCGTATTAGCAGATCTGTTTTGGTAGCCCCCAGTTATGGTACTGTGTAATGTTAAGTGAGAATCGATTTTGAGCGTTTACTCAGCTGACACTGCGATACGATTCCTTGCTTGTTACCTTCCCGCAATGCATTTTTGGATTGAATGTATGCCTTGCAACATACTGATGCGGTTTTCTGGTTGATCCTTCTGATGTCACTATTTCTCTTTTTGTTGTAAAGTGGAGATCAATTGATGTCATTTTACCATCTACGGGCTTAACTTTTTTTTAGATCTGCTTTTAAATAATGTTGCAAATACTCCCTCCTCCTAAAATAGGATGCCTATAATttctggtcaaagtcaaacttcactaGAAGATGTCAACACTATAATTTCATACCAATATTGTTAGAATGGTCATGAAATATACTTTCATATTGTGTACATTTGGTATCTTAGATGTTTATATTTTGACATATATAGTTAGTCAAACTTCAAATAAtttgactttgacaaaaaaaaaactatagacATCATATTTTATGAAGGAGGGAATACATGGTAAGGGCTGGTCTAGTTAGGCGCTTGCAAAAACAGTGGAGAGTAGCTCTCTTCTCTCCCTTATCTACCCACCGCCACCGGCTCCTCCCTCCTCGCCGGCGGCGTCGCCATCCGTAGTCGCTGGGAGGGAGGAGACCGGCCTCTGTATATAGTAGTAGGTTTAGTAGTGTTGTTTGCCTGTGTGCAGAGTGGCGAGATGCTGTTCTCCGTTCGCCCGTCGTGGTTGCTTTCGTGCGGCGGCCATGGCCTGCAGAAGCTTCCTCTCTGGTGCTTCCTCATCTCCTTGTTCGTGGGCATGGTGCCTGGGCGGATGGTTGGAGAAGAACATGGCTGGATGCTTCTCGGAGGAGAGTATTTGGCTGCAGTTTTCCTGGCTGACCGTGGTGGCGAGGAGGGAAACGGCGACCGAGCTACTACTAGCCAAGTTCTGCATCGACATCTATCTGTGAGGTGCTATGAATCTGCCCCGGTTAGAGCCCAGGCTCGTCATCACTGATATCTCATAAGCTTGCCTCCCCGAGTTCGTGGAAGAAGCTTTGGGTTGGATGGTGAGTTCGTCTTCTCTGCGTGTTGTCGGCGTGCTTCTGTTGCCTTGCTCGAGCGGCTCTGGAGTTCAAGAACCTATTCGACATGGAGCTTCTTCTCTGCGTCTAGAAGAAAGACGTCGATATCTATGGCCAATGTGGCCTTATTTATGCCGGTGTGCTCCGGCAAATCAGCAACCTCCGTTGTGAGGCCCTTTTGCAACTCAGCCGCTGAGCGCTTTGCCAGGTTGAcagcaagtggtttcgtccccttCTTCGTCCTGAGCTCTCTGCTTCTCAGTGGGGAAAAGAATGAACTAGATTGACCTTCCAAATTATTTAGCAGGGTCCTTTCTACAAATGCTAGGGATCTATGTAATATTTCCTTACTTCATGGTGTCCTTTGTAACAAATATGTACCTCCACTGCTgttttgaatgaaagtttcgagcCCCTTCTCAGGCGCTCTGTTAAAAAAAAGAACATGCaactgcggaaattcaattcggctcctgggtgcatatgccccctctatcaaaaaattatatttcgaaatgtcgaaaaattttgaaaaaaaattctacatgtacatctccacaatatacgtaccttcatcaagtttcgcgaggaaccaatatgttttgtggtatgtgtaaaaaagagaaaatttatctcctgaaaagccttattttcagcattgaattttgtcttttttacacacgtcacacgacaagtcggatttttatgaaacaactttgtgagcgcgtagcacgtgaagatgtacgtttgaATTTTTCGgttcaatttttaaaatttcaaaatgtatgtaacatgtatttcaaaataaagggagcatatgcttccatgtGCTAAAACATCATTCCCCATGCAACTGCGTTTGTCAAATATTCTAGCCAACATTGTCATTTACTCCAGCACGGGCCAAGAGTGCAAACCTTGAGACAGAGTTTGGGCTCCAGTCCATGGGCCATTTGAGACTTAGCTCGTTATGCTTAAGGAGCGCTCAATGTTAAGCCCGTTATTCAGTAACAGCCCAGCCAACCTAGGCCATCAGATTAGCCCATTAGCTCATATTTACCAATGTTTAACTTCTCATGCTAAAGAAGTCAAAAGAAAAACTAGCGATTGAGAGTCCGTGAGCTACATTTTTATGAGATCTCCATTAGCTAGCATTTGTGACTCTTGCGAGCTGAAGTTTtcttttttgagagcaaccacgtATTTTATTAATAGAAAATTAAGTTACATGAACTAACAAACGTGGAAACTGAAAAACAGACCAGGAGAAAACAGTTTTTctgtacccgcaaaaaaaaaaaagaaaacagtttTTCTGGAAACTTTACAGATAGAACCTTAAAAGATGGGAAAATACAGAACCATCCCTAGGTTTTCCCGCACTCGCCGAAACTAGCGGCTGACGCCAACCTCCAACGCCACCTAAGCACACGTTTGAAGAGACatcgagcctccaccattgccagATCCGGAGAAGCACCATCACCAACGAGGCTTACCCGCTGCAACCAGCGATGCACATGTcgttgtggcacgtcgaccgggggacaTCCCCGTGCTTCCTTGAACCAAGATCCACCACATCCCGTTGATCTACCACCTCCGAACCAACATCCTCGCTCTAGAGCATCCACCTCACCTCGATCCCCAATGCCGTCGTGGAAAACGACGAACGCCAgcgacacgtcgagaaacagatctcgccagataTGAGTTTTAGATCGTTAAGGATAATAAGCTTAATTAGTGAGCCTAAGCGAGCTTCAACAAATCGAGTCTTTGTGAGCTTTTAGTCCACCCCTTTGGTGGCTCCTGATTCCCTCTCCAATCCCCCTTCTGACTCCAGATCCGAGTCACGCTCTTGAAAAACTCGGAAATTAAAGTTATATACTCAATTTTTTTGTTAAAATACAATGAACATGTAAACTATTTTTTTCCATGTGCATGTATATTATCATGTACtatctccatcccaaagcttaaggcttatattatttttaggaaGTTAAACTATATCAAGTTCGACTaaacttttaccaaaaatcattaacatgtaaaatacaaaattaatatcattaaatagataataaaatatattttcatatggtatctagaaaatattatatttgttgatagattgttctaaaaatTTGATTAAACTTTGCTTGGTTTAACTTTTCAAAAAACTATAAgctttaagctttgggatggaggtagtatgtccAAGTGACTTACTCTCCCCATATTTAGGGTAGTAAATGGAGTACATGTCATTTCTTAACTACATTTCATGGCTTATCAATATCTTGGACCTTGCTCATgtataacttgtttttgcagcatCTATGGCAATCTATTTATGCATAGCATCCCATCCGCCCCCCTAGGTTTGGTGTGAAGCTGTTTGTTATTCGATTCGACATGTTTGGTGAAGTATTCATGCTCTTGTCCGTCTGTGAATTAATTGACGGGACACAAGGATACCACAAAAGCAGGAAACTGTGGCATTTAACTAGCGCGGGAGTGTCCATTACGATATTGATTTCCCAAGATGGATCAGATCAGTGACCGAGAGAATCTTAAAAGTATAAAACCAGTCTCTCATGTCTGAACGTCACAACAATCTATGGCGAAAGGGGCGAGATGATCCGGCATGAAGAAGGAAAGGATGGCGGATTAGCTAGCTGACAGCGCGCAGCTTGTTGGATTTTGCAAGTAAATGCCGCCTTGTTGCAGTTGCATTCTGGACCGACAGCTAGGAGCTCGATCGTGTCGGTTGTAACAACCGGCGCAGGAGACGAGATGGAGTATGGGTTTCCTTCCGAGCAAACTGGTCAGCAAACACGCATGAACTAAGAAATGCTCAGCACAGTACGGCAAGCAACGACGCTTACCTGGGTTGGCAAGAAAACGGCCCAAACCTTGTGCATCGATCGACATTGCTGGCTCTTTGGGACACATGAAAGGAAGAAAAATAGAATAATCTTTGATCACGCTCAACCTCCATCAATCGAGTGATTGCAGCTATCAATGAAGCTGCGATGTGGGTGCAGGCTGGGGGCGTCTGGGTGCCTCCGGTGACGCTCCCAAGCTTCTTCAGATATATCGCCGCCTGTAATCCCTACCGCTAAACTCTTACCCCCTCAGTTCCAAATTAGTGAAcgcagtttttttttcctttttcaaaatGAGCGAACCTacattaaaatgtgtctagataaatACGTATCTAAACCAAAGCTGCATCAATTGGTTCAAAACGGAGGGAATACTGTTTTTCCCGTTTATAATATCATGTGAACTTTGTCAGAAATTGCTGTGAAAAAAAGCTCTGTCTGAAGATTTCTGATCCTCATCTTCCAAGCTATTTGTCACGTTTTCAGCAATAACGCATGTCTACTTCTGATCGGCGAGTAGTGCAGAGAGCATACGACGAGTACCAGGCCATGTCCATAGCGTCCTTGCTGGCTGCAATTTCAGCCGATTCCATTCCAAAATCAGAACGGATAAACATACACATCGGCGTGGAGGGGACCGAAATCATGTCTGAAGCATGAGTATACCGCCCGCCTAATTAAATACCGTATGTAATCGACAAAGATTGATTCGCGTTTAAATGGATAGGTTGCAGCCGCACAGAGTTCGCATGCGAGGAAACAACACGGACgcactttttttttccttcaatatgaaatatatcaatatgGCATAAATATCAATTACACTAAGCTATGCACCAACATGATGTTTAAGGAcatcaaggatgcacacaactaaaatggaaaaaagaaaataataattaataaaagacCCTGCCATGGTAAATTGGTAATCAATCACTCGCCACATTAATCTAACCACCACCAAAGATAACAACCTAACTATAAAGTGGTTCTCCAAAAGCAACGTTTGCAAGAAAAAACAATGCAGCAACGTCATCGTTGATCGATCGAAGATTTTAGATTTTCACTCTAGAATAGGATTGTGTTTTCGTAACAATGGCTTCAATAAGATCCTTATCAGGCATTACCAATTAAAAAAATACCTTAGATTTCCACACTGAAATTCACAACCTCGTATCCGGGAGCATCACCAACAAAGAAGTCTTCCAATGCTGTTATCCCCACTTACGAAAACCGCTACTGCAAGTCATTTACCACATGAACATAAGTCCCGCATCCGTGTGGACGGAAATGAAGTCCTCCAAACCATCTCCGAACAACAGCCCGTGAAACACGGACGCACTTAACGTCTAAATTGTGCTAATAGCTAGTCTTCAGTGCTATTGTGATACCTAAGCTTTCAACNNNNNNNNNNNNNNNNNNNNNNNNNNNNNNNNNNNNNNNNNNNNNNNNNNNNNNNNNNNNNNNNNNNNNNNNNNNNNNNNNNNNNNNNNNNNNNNNNNNNTTGATAATACTCTTCACGTTGCAACTTGCTAAAGCTAAAAAGCCTCTCGGATGGGAGATCGGGCTTGACAAGCTACACTCTTTCCTTTCACCCAAGTTTGGATTACATCCCAAAATGCTAGAAACCTATTCGAGGAAAGGCTAAGTGCATTTTGCCTCCCAGAGGTGCTCCCGGAATGAACAGTAAAACGGTATGTATTATTAGTCAAAATGATGATACCAGTGCTTGTAATCTTCGCTAGGTGATCTAAAGATCTATATGTAATTTGTATTATCGTTGGTATTCTTTGTACTACAATTGACGATAATTAATAGATTCATGGGTTCTttttgcaaacaaaaaaaaaaaaacaccacgTAAGTAGAAACGGAACAAGTTCTTTACAATCGAACTCATGTCTTTTAGTGCATTATTAGGACATCTCTAGCCGCTCCCCCTATGATTTACCACTTCAAATAGCTTCTGATGCTTTAACTCATTACATTTGATTCGCTAAATAGAAGTGGTTCCTAGCCGATCTCTTAAATGGCCTCTTAAACTGCTCCTTAGCCTTTAACTCAATATATTTGATCCGCTAAATAAAAGAGGTTTCTAGCCAACCTATCCTTTAACTCAATATATTTGATCCACTAAATAAAAGAGGTTTCTGGCCAACCCCCTAAACAACTCCTCAAACGGCTCTTTATCCTTTAAACATAGGAGGTGAGAAGGCCAGCCATTTGCGCTGAGCTGATGCTGAAGCTTTGATAAGGCCGGCGGGGTAGAAGTCAATGGAGGGGCTTGGAGAAAAAAGCTTGCCGATCTCGGTGACCAAATTGACACGGCCACGACGGAGCTGCGGCCCGATTCCGTTGACAACAACAACATGCGAGCGGCGGCGAGGCTGTGAGATGACTGAAACCTCGTTGTTAGAGAGGTTTCTCGGCAAGTCACTGGTTGGAGTTTTCAGCGACATAATCGACATGGTGGCTGCAGCGCTATAGCTCGATTCCGGCTACATCAGCAATCATCATCGAATCAGAGAGGTGGCAGGATGGTGGCAGTGAAGGGTGTGGGAACAGGCTAATGGGGGCCTAGCGACGATGTTGTGCTTGCGGGGGAGAGTGCTGCTGCAGGATTTTTTACTCATCAACCTAACGGCTAATTATATTTGAGAATCGAACACTTCTTTAAAGACTTTGAGGGATCGACTAGGACGCTAAGTAAGTTTAGCCCCTTAACGAAATTTTTACTCCTTTAAATGTTTTTAAGGGATCGACTAGAGATACCCTTGAACCATTGTTTACTTTCGTTACTCTTCCAAGGGACATTAACAACTTTGCTCATTTTCCTCCAAATCAATATTATAC contains:
- the LOC124699025 gene encoding 40S ribosomal protein Sa-2-like, translating into MAAAAGGAPRALSQREQDIQMMLAADVHLGTKNCDFQMERYVYKRRTDGIYIINLGKTWEKLQLAARVIVAIENPQDIIVQSARPYGQRAVLKFAQHTGANAIAGRHTPGTFTNQMQTTFSEPRLLILTDPRTDHQPIKESALGNIPTIAFCDTDSPMRYVDIGIPANNKGKQSIGCLYWLLARMVMQMRGTILPGHKWDVMVDLFFYRDPEEAKEVDEEEALVAPEYGAPVVDNWGDLPALSAGPAGAEWGAAAPAPVAGEGWDAPAVPLPADAAVAAVPAPATGWEEGSAPAPTGW